From a region of the Apis mellifera strain DH4 linkage group LG2, Amel_HAv3.1, whole genome shotgun sequence genome:
- the LOC102655100 gene encoding protein Cep78 homolog: protein MCLSLKKCYIGDVGCDLLLNCLKNNPKLSVLNLSSCKLSSRSAMSLSLFLKRRKADLLQNIWEQSSEENTEKLQGLHTLILNQNPKIEDTGLKQLIYALKNDVWLKTLSLKRCGISKLGAEMMIRLLQSNNRIVRLDLTKNHIPINTLQIMLSILKKRQEMSEKGVLNKQFCLNWRKNIKNEIIKFTKRHRKYSQNRIERPRKSSLQKHYWKKTQRFERFIQEKQAKGITKEDYYRRKKINDLELQLLNLIESNSKLKEELSSNKALLNSEVQQRSKIENELQRISFRLNDLKSKVFMLNCISSKACNESQLLTGFKYIFEKLESFSMLKQNVSVNEEIDLETVEPLWSSPLAEQMENCVLNCSQWKPYFISH, encoded by the exons ATGTGTTTATCTCTAAAGAAATGTTACATAGGAGACGTCG GTTGTGACCTGTTATTGAACTGCTTGAAAAACAATCCAAAGCTctctgttttaaatttatcatcttgTAAACTATCAAGTAGAAGTGCTATGAGTCTATCATTGTTcttaaaaaggagaaaggctgatttgttacaaaatatttggGAACAATCCTCTGAAGAAAATACTGAAAAG CTACAAGGATTACACACATTGATCTTAAATCAGAAtccaaaaattgaagatactGGTCTGAAACAGTTAAtttatgcattaaaaaatgatgtttGGTTGAAAACATTAAGTTTGAAACGCTGTGGGATTAGTAAATTGGGAGCAGAAATGATGATTCGACTATTGCAatcaaataatagaattgtaaGATTAGATCTAACCAAAAATCATATACCTATTAATACTCTTCAAATAATGTTGAgtatattgaagaaaagaCAAGAAATGTCTGAAAAAGGTGTATTGAATAAACAATTCTGTttaaattggagaaaaaatataaagaatgaaattattaaatttacaaaaagacATAGAAAATATTCGCAAAATCGAATa gaACGGCCTAGGAAATCTTCATTACAAAAACATTATTGGAAAAAGACTCAAAGGTTTGAGAgatttattcaagaaaaacAGGCGAAAGGAATTACaaaagaagattattatagaagaaaaaaaattaatgatttggaattacaattattaaatttaattgagtctaattctaaattaaaagagGAACTTTCAAGCAATAAAGCATTATTGAATTCAGAAGTACAGCAAAGATCGAAAATAGAGAATGAATTGCAAAGAATATCATTTCGATTAAATGATCTAAAAAGTAAAGTTTTTATGCTAAATTGTATTTCCTCTAAAGCATGTAATGAAAGTCAATTATTGACgggttttaaatatattttcgaaaaattggaatCATTTTCGATGTTAAAGCAAAATGTATCTGTAAACGAGGAAATTGATTTAGAAACTGTAGAACCATTGTGGTCATCACCGTTGGCAGAACAAATGGAAAACTGTGTTTTGAATTGTTCGCAGTGGAAaccttattttatttcccattga